A region from the Anoplolepis gracilipes chromosome 2, ASM4749672v1, whole genome shotgun sequence genome encodes:
- the Kuz gene encoding disintegrin and metalloproteinase domain-containing protein 10 isoform X1, which yields MISDTCGYVLFLLLLLLVPYIESARRLNEYIRHYETLSYPVEEVHRSHLRAKRSINRDSTVTLKFRAHGKDFHIRLKRDLSTFSNNLIVEGSTGERQYDSISHIYLGNLVDEPGSHVFGSVSDGVFHGKIVSPKSGAWYVERAHYYFPQHEINETLHSVIYHEDDVGDPYVNVRQGDGGGCGITNSDVIEWMERIQNSALPDEPPKTIFATQKEPKPKITPWNGDRETPGHKYSREANEPNHRRSRRATRSKENNTCSLFIQTDPLIWRHISEQLHHDAEKTREEILSLIAHHVTAVNYIYRDTKFDGRTEHRNIKFEVQRIKIDDETACTPQQPYSEPNPFCLENIDVSNFLNLHSLSNHEDFCLAYVFTYRDFTGGTLGLAWVASASGASGGICEKFKTYTETVSGLYQSTKRSLNTGIITFVNYNSRVPPKVSQLTLAHEIGHNFGSPHDFPPECRPGGLDGNYIMFASATSGNRPNNSKFSKCSIGNISNVLDAIEDNKKRNCFTGAFCGNKIVEAGEECDCGYDDNECVDKCCYPRQVSELDKMKNDSAKGCSRKYGTQCSPSQGPCCSSETCQFVPLSHRVQCRAESDCSYNSTCSGRSSECPAPLPKANKTRCNEGTQLCINGECTGSICLEWNLTECFLTSSIIPNIDKRKLCELACQNGTDASTCRGTSEFAHMVGLPEGGMSLRPGSPCDNFQGYCDVFLKCRAVDTEGPLARLKNLLFNKETLSSVAQWITEFWWAVLLMGIGFIIFMGLFIKCCAVHIPSTNPKKPPARRISDTLTRPMNTLRRMRHPHGGGGPGPRSIPPRPSQGGHGTRGPSHGYGEGRGAQYYPKGYRSVPTASAPPNSGSAADNYSRSNHPELYAGAYSGSGGGGRSAAYEMRHHNKV from the exons CTCGCCGGTTAAACGAGTATATCCGCCACTACGAAACACTATCATATCCCGTCGAGGAGGTCCATCGAAGCCACCTGAGGGCGAAGAGGTCGATCAATCGTGACAGTACTGTGACGTTGAAGTTTCGCGCACACGGCAAAGACTTCCACATTCGATTAAAACGAGACTTGAGTACTTTTAGTAACAATCTAATTGTTGAGGGATCTACGGGAGAGAGGCAGTACGACAGCATCTCCCACATTTATCTGGGCAATCTAGTCG ATGAGCCTGGTAGCCATGTGTTCGGAAGTGTCAGTGATGGAGTCTTCCATGGGAAGATAGTATCACCGAAGAGTGGTGCGTGGTATGTGGAAAGGGCACATTACTACTTTCCGCAGCACGAGATAAACGAGACGTTGCATTCTGTCATCTATCACGAGGATGACGTTGGTGATCCTTACGTGAATGTTCGACAAG GTGATGGTGGTGGATGTGGCATTACTAATAGTGATGTGATAGAATGGATGGAAAGAATCCAGAATTCCGCTTTACCAGACGAACCGCCTAAAACTATATTCGCAACTCAAAAGGAGCCAAAACCAAAAATCACACCTTGGAACGGCGATCGGGAGACTCCTGGTCACAAATACAGTAGAGAAGCTAATGAACCTAATCATCGCAGGTCACGAAGAGCGACGAGATCGAAGGAGAATAATACTTGTTCACTCTTCATACAAACGGATCCTCTTATATGGAGGCATATTTCTGAACAG TTGCATCACGACGCGGAGAAAACCAGAGAGGAAATATTGTCCTTGATCGCTCACCATGTCACCGCCGTGAATTATATCTACAGGGACACGAAGTTCGATGGCAGGACAGAGCATAGGAACATCAAGTTTGAGGTTCAGCGAATAAAG ATCGATGACGAGACGGCGTGTACGCCTCAACAGCCGTACAGCGAACCAAATCCGTTCTGCTTGGAGAACATCGACGTCAGTAACTTCTTGAATCTGCACTCCCTTTCGAATCACGAGGACTTCTGCCTTGCCTACGTCTTCACTTACAG GGACTTTACCGGAGGCACACTCGGGCTCGCCTGGGTTGCGTCCGCGTCCGGCGCGTCTGGTGGTATCTGCGAGAAGTTCAAGACTTATACTGAAACGGTGTCCGGCCTGTATCAGTCCACCAAGAGATCCCTGAACACCGGTATCATAACTTTCGTTAATTACAACAGTCGAGTACCACCCAAAGTATCGCAACTGACTTTGGCGCACGAGATAGGCCATAACTTCGGATCACCG cACGATTTTCCACCGGAATGCAGACCGGGAGGCTTGGACGGTAATTACATTATGTTCGCCTCAGCAACAAGCGGAAATCGACCGAACAACAGCAAGTTTTCAAAGTGCAGCATTGGCAATATCAGCAACGTCCTAGATGCTATCGAGGATAATAAAAAGAGGAACTGTTTCACTG GGGCATTTTGCGGCAACAAGATTGTCGAGGCTGGCGAGGAATGCGACTGTGGATATGATGACAACGAGTGCGTGGACAAGTGCTGTTATCCTAGACAGGTGTCCGAGTTGGATAAGATGAAGAATGATTCGGCGAAAGGCTGCAGTAGGAAATATGGAACACAATGCAG tCCTAGTCAAGGACCATGCTGTTCGAGCGAAACGTGCCAGTTTGTGCCCCTCTCCCATAGAGTCCAGTGTAGAGCTGAATCGGACTGTAGCTACAATTCTACATGCAGCGGGAGATCGTCCGAATGCCCAGCGCCGCTACCGAAAGCAAATAAGACTAGATGCAACGAAGGCACCCAA TTGTGCATCAATGGAGAGTGTACCGGATCCATTTGTCTAGAGTGGAATCTAACAGAGTGCTTTTTAACGAGCAGCATTATACCAAACATTGACAAACGAAAGCTTTGTGAATTAGCCTGTCAAAATGGCACTGATGCGTCAACATGTCGCGGCACGAGCGAATTTGCGCACATGGTAGGATTGCCAGAGGGTGGCATGAGCCTCCGACCTGGTTCACCTTGTGACAATTTTCAG GGTTACTGCGACGTTTTCTTGAAATGTCGAGCTGTCGATACAGAGGGACCTCTTGCAAGGTTGAAAAATCTGTTGTTCAACAAAGAAACTTTATCATCGGTAGCGCAATGGATAACT gaATTTTGGTGGGCGGTGTTATTAATGGGTATAGGTTTCATCATATTTATGGGATTATTTATCAAGTGTTGCGCCGTACACATTCCTTCCACTAATCCTAAAAAGCCACCTGCGAGGCGCATCAGTGATACCTTAACAAGACCGATGAATACTCTGAGAAGAATg CGTCATCCACACGGCGGAGGCGGACCTGGGCCAAGAAGTATACCTCCAAGACCAAGTCAAGGTGGACACGGAACACGTGGACCCTCTCATGGTTACGGAGAGGGTAGAGGTGCCCAGTATTATCCGAAAG GCTATCGCTCGGTTCCCACAGCTAGTGCGCCACCAAATAGCGGGTCAGCAGCAGACAACTACAGCCGTTCCAATCACCCAGAGCTGTACGCCGGCGCCTATTCGGGCTccgggggaggggggaggagcGCAGCCTATGAGATGAGGCATCACAACAAGGTGTGA
- the Hem gene encoding membrane-associated protein Hem, with protein MARPIVPSQQKLAEKLTILNDRGIGMLTRIYNIKKACGDAKSKPAFLSDKALESSIKAIVRKFPNIDIKGLQTITNIRNEIIKSLSLYYYTFVDLLDFKDNVCELLTTMDACGVHMDITINFDLTKGYLDLVIIYVSLMILLSRVEDRKAVLGLFNAAHEMVHSQSDPSFPRLGQMIMDYDVPLKKLSEEFVPHSKLLKNALTSLWPVYPGRNLSADTWRADQKLSLVGSPGQILKAAATDTMSCETLSLDRIERWVILGFTLCHTFLNQEQPSKLWITALESGWVLALFRDEVIYIHQYIQTFFEGMKGYSKRVSEVKECYNQAVQKAGYRHRERRKFLRTALKELGLILTDQPGLLGPKALLVLMGLSHARDEVLWLLRHGDNPPIQGKGKGRGGEDLVDRQLPELLFHCEELRALVKKYSQVLQRYYVQFLSGFDAPALHQMIQNLPVCPEDEGAILSDMCSIIASLTVKQVEDNELFDFRAFRLDWVRLQAYMSIAKCNMNLADNRELASFMDTVIFHTKMVDNLDEMLVETSDLSIFCFYSKIFEDQFHMCLEFPAQNRYIVAFPLICSHFQSCTHELCPEERHHIRERSLSVVNMFLDEMAKEAKNIITTICDEQCNMSDKLLAKHCALLISQVVNRKKKDKNKKNMYEIHKPGVESYRKTREELTTMDKLHMALTELCYAINYCPTINVWEYTFAPREYLHQHLESRFARALVGMVMYNPDTSEIAKPSELFVSVRSYMNVLQTIENYVHIDITRVFNNALLQQTQELDSHGDKTIAALYTQWYSDVLLRRVSAGNICYSANQRAFVSLSVEGAIPFNAEEFSDINELRALAELIGPYGMKMLNENLMWHIASQVQQLKKLVAGNKDVLISLRTNFDKPEVMKEQFKKLQHVDNVLQRVTIIGVILSFRQLSQSALVDVLEERIPFLLSSILDFRHHLPSGDPMRVVSEMTSAAGLTCKVDPTLTTALRNQKAEVDEDEHLLVCLLMVFVAVSIPKLARNDNSFYRASLEGHSNNIHCMATAINNIFGALFTICGQNDIEDRMKEFLALASSSLLRLGQEADKEATRNRESVYLLLDQIVQESPFLTMDLLESCFPYALIRNAYHDVYKLEHSQP; from the coding sequence ATGGCTCGACCTATCGTACCGAGCCAGCAAAAGCTGGCCGAGAAACTGACTATTTTGAATGACAGAGGTATTGGTATGTTAACacgcatttataatattaaaaaagcgtGTGGTGATGCCAAATCAAAGCCTGCCTTCCTCTCCGACAAGGCATTGGAGTCTTCCATCAAGGCTATCGTCAGAAAGTTTCCTAACATCGATATAAAGGGACTGCAAACCATTACGAACATTCGTAATGAGATCATCAAATCactatcattatattattacacgtTTGTGGATCTATtagattttaaagataatgtaTGCGAGCTTTTGACAACTATGGATGCATGCGGTGTTCATATGGATATTACGATTAATTTTGACTTGACCAAAGGATatttagatcttgtaatcATTTATGTCAGTTTGATGATCCTCCTATCAAGAGTCGAAGATCGTAAGGCAGTGCTGGGATTGTTCAATGCAGCACATGAGATGGTGCACAGTCAGTCAGATCCCAGTTTTCCTCGCTTAGGACAAATGATTATGGATTATGACGTTCCATTGAAAAAACTTTCAGAAGAATTTGTACCGCATTCTAAATTGCTGAAGAATGCCTTGACGTCGCTGTGGCCAGTATATCCCGGTAGAAACTTGTCTGCTGACACATGGAGAGCTGATCAAAAATTAAGTCTCGTTGGTAGCCCTGGCCAGATATTAAAAGCAGCAGCAACAGATACTATGTCATGCGAAACATTGAGCTTGGATAGAATAGAAAGATGGGTAATTCTTGGATTTACACTTTGTCATACATTCTTGAATCAAGAACAACCAAGCAAATTATGGATCACTGCTTTAGAATCTGGTTGGGTACTGGCATTATTTAGAGATGaggtaatttatatacatcagTACATCCAAACATTCTTTGAGGGTATGAAAGGATATAGTAAAAGAGTTTCAGAAGTAAAAGAATGTTATAATCAAGCAGTACAAAAAGCTGGTTACAGACACagggaaagaagaaaatttttaaggaCCGCTCTGAAGGAACTAGGATTAATTCTAACAGACCAACCTGGTCTTCTGGGACCGAAGGCGTTGCTGGTATTAATGGGACTCTCTCATGCAAGAGACGAAGTACTATGGCTACTGAGACACGGAGACAATCCTCCTATTCAAGGCAAGGGTAAAGGACGAGGTGGCGAGGATTTGGTAGACCGTCAGTTGCCAGAATTGCTGTTCCATTGCGAAGAACTACGAGCATTAGTGAAGAAATACTCTCAGGTGCTTCAAAGGTATTACGTCCAATTTCTTTCAGGATTCGATGCTCCTGCTTTGCATCAAATGATACAAAATCTTCCAGTTTGTCCTGAAGACGAGGGAGCTATTCTTAGTGATATGTGTTCAATTATAGCTAGTCTGACTGTAAAACAAGTCGAAGACAATGAATTATTTGATTTCCGTGCCTTCCGACTGGATTGGGTTAGGCTGCAGGCCTATATGTCTATCGCGAAGTGCAATATGAACCTGGCTGATAATAGAGAATTGGCTTCCTTCATGGATACAGTGATCTTCCATACGAAAATGGTTGACAATTTAGACGAGATGCTAGTCGAGACGTCCGACTTATCCATCTTCTGCTTCTACAGCAAGATATTTGAAGATCAGTTTCATATGTGTCTTGAATTTCCTGCTCAGAATCGATACATTGTCGCCTTTCCACTCATATGCAGCCACTTCCAGAGTTGCACTCATGAGCTTTGTCCGGAGGAACGTCATCACATTCGCGAGAGGAGCCTTTCCGTTGTCAATATGTTTCTGGATGAGATGGCCAAAGaagctaaaaatattattacaaccATATGCGATGAGCAATGTAACATGAGCGATAAATTACTAGCGAAACATTGCGCTTTGTTAATCTCACAAGTCGTCAATCGtaagaagaaagataaaaataagaagaacATGTACGAGATTCATAAACCTGGTGTAGAAAGCTATCGGAAGACACGGGAAGAATTAACGACGATGGACAAGCTGCATATGGCTCTTACTGAATTATGTTACGCTATCAATTACTGTCCCACTATTAACGTCTGGGAGTATACTTTCGCACCGAGAGAGTATTTGCATCAACATCTAGAGTCACGATTTGCTAGAGCGTTAGTGGGAATGGTTATGTATAATCCAGATACTAGTGAGATAGCCAAACCATCTGAACTTTTTGTCAGTGTTAGATCCTACATGAATGTCCTTCAAACTATCGAGAATTATGTTCACATAGACATCACGCGCGTCTTTAATAACGCCCTACTCCAGCAAACTCAGGAACTGGATAGTCACGGCGACAAAACCATAGCCGCGCTCTACACGCAGTGGTATTCGGACGTTCTGCTGAGGCGAGTTAGCGCCGGTAATATTTGTTACTCTGCAAATCAACGGGCGTTTGTCAGTTTATCGGTAGAGGGTGCCATTCCATTTAACGCTGAGGAGTTCTCCGACATTAACGAGCTGAGAGCCTTGGCCGAACTGATAGGACCGTATGGTATGAAGATGTTGAACGAGAACTTGATGTGGCATATCGCCAGTCAGGTACAACAGTTGAAGAAGCTAGTGGCAGGCAATAAAGATGTACTGATCTCTCTGAGGACGAATTTCGACAAGCCGGAGGTTATGAAGGAGCAATTCAAGAAGTTGCAACACGTAGACAATGTTCTTCAGCGAGTTACCATAATAGGTGTTATTCTGAGTTTCCGGCAATTATCGCAATCGGCACTGGTCGACGTGCTGGAAGAACGCATACCGTTCTTGCTGAGCTCGATATTGGATTTTAGACATCACCTGCCATCCGGTGATCCCATGCGCGTGGTCTCTGAAATGACGTCAGCAGCTGGCTTGACCTGTAAAGTCGATCCCACCTTAACGACGGCACTGAGAAACCAGAAGGCGGAGGTCGACGAGGACGAACATTTGCTCGTTTGTCTGCTTATGGTCTTCGTGGCGGTTTCCATTCCGAAATTAGCACGAAATGACAATTCCTTTTATAGAGCATCGCTCGAAGGTCATTCCAACAACATACACTGTATGGCGactgcaataaataatatattcggaGCATTGTTCACAATTTGTGGACAGAATGACATAGAAGACAGGATGAAGGAGTTTCTCGCTCTGGCCTCTTCCAGTTTGTTGAGATTAGGTCAAGAAGCGGACAAGGAAGCAACTCGAAACAGAGAATCAGTCTATCTTTTATTGGATCAAATAGTTCAAGAATCTCCATTCCTAACGATGGACTTATTGGAAAGTTGCTTCCCATATGCACTGATACGCAATGCATATCACGACGTGTACAAGCTCGAGCACTCGCAACCATGA
- the Kuz gene encoding disintegrin and metalloproteinase domain-containing protein 10 isoform X2, whose amino-acid sequence MISDTCGYVLFLLLLLLVPYIESARRLNEYIRHYETLSYPVEEVHRSHLRAKRSINRDSTVTLKFRAHGKDFHIRLKRDLSTFSNNLIVEGSTGERQYDSISHIYLGNLVDEPGSHVFGSVSDGVFHGKIVSPKSGAWYVERAHYYFPQHEINETLHSVIYHEDDVGDPYVNVRQGDGGGCGITNSDVIEWMERIQNSALPDEPPKTIFATQKEPKPKITPWNGDRETPGHKYSREANEPNHRRSRRATRSKENNTCSLFIQTDPLIWRHISEQLHHDAEKTREEILSLIAHHVTAVNYIYRDTKFDGRTEHRNIKFEVQRIKIDDETACTPQQPYSEPNPFCLENIDVSNFLNLHSLSNHEDFCLAYVFTYRDFTGGTLGLAWVASASGASGGICEKFKTYTETVSGLYQSTKRSLNTGIITFVNYNSRVPPKVSQLTLAHEIGHNFGSPHDFPPECRPGGLDGNYIMFASATSGNRPNNSKFSKCSIGNISNVLDAIEDNKKRNCFTGAFCGNKIVEAGEECDCGYDDNECVDKCCYPRQVSELDKMKNDSAKGCSRKYGTQCSPSQGPCCSSETCQFVPLSHRVQCRAESDCSYNSTCSGRSSECPAPLPKANKTRCNEGTQLCINGECTGSICLEWNLTECFLTSSIIPNIDKRKLCELACQNGTDASTCRGTSEFAHMVGLPEGGMSLRPGSPCDNFQGYCDVFLKCRAVDTEGPLARLKNLLFNKETLSSVAQWITEFWWAVLLMGIGFIIFMGLFIKCCAVHIPSTNPKKPPARRISDTLTRPMNTLRRMRHPHGGGGPGPRSIPPRPSQGGHGTRGPSHGYGEGRGAQYYPKASAPPNSGSAADNYSRSNHPELYAGAYSGSGGGGRSAAYEMRHHNKV is encoded by the exons CTCGCCGGTTAAACGAGTATATCCGCCACTACGAAACACTATCATATCCCGTCGAGGAGGTCCATCGAAGCCACCTGAGGGCGAAGAGGTCGATCAATCGTGACAGTACTGTGACGTTGAAGTTTCGCGCACACGGCAAAGACTTCCACATTCGATTAAAACGAGACTTGAGTACTTTTAGTAACAATCTAATTGTTGAGGGATCTACGGGAGAGAGGCAGTACGACAGCATCTCCCACATTTATCTGGGCAATCTAGTCG ATGAGCCTGGTAGCCATGTGTTCGGAAGTGTCAGTGATGGAGTCTTCCATGGGAAGATAGTATCACCGAAGAGTGGTGCGTGGTATGTGGAAAGGGCACATTACTACTTTCCGCAGCACGAGATAAACGAGACGTTGCATTCTGTCATCTATCACGAGGATGACGTTGGTGATCCTTACGTGAATGTTCGACAAG GTGATGGTGGTGGATGTGGCATTACTAATAGTGATGTGATAGAATGGATGGAAAGAATCCAGAATTCCGCTTTACCAGACGAACCGCCTAAAACTATATTCGCAACTCAAAAGGAGCCAAAACCAAAAATCACACCTTGGAACGGCGATCGGGAGACTCCTGGTCACAAATACAGTAGAGAAGCTAATGAACCTAATCATCGCAGGTCACGAAGAGCGACGAGATCGAAGGAGAATAATACTTGTTCACTCTTCATACAAACGGATCCTCTTATATGGAGGCATATTTCTGAACAG TTGCATCACGACGCGGAGAAAACCAGAGAGGAAATATTGTCCTTGATCGCTCACCATGTCACCGCCGTGAATTATATCTACAGGGACACGAAGTTCGATGGCAGGACAGAGCATAGGAACATCAAGTTTGAGGTTCAGCGAATAAAG ATCGATGACGAGACGGCGTGTACGCCTCAACAGCCGTACAGCGAACCAAATCCGTTCTGCTTGGAGAACATCGACGTCAGTAACTTCTTGAATCTGCACTCCCTTTCGAATCACGAGGACTTCTGCCTTGCCTACGTCTTCACTTACAG GGACTTTACCGGAGGCACACTCGGGCTCGCCTGGGTTGCGTCCGCGTCCGGCGCGTCTGGTGGTATCTGCGAGAAGTTCAAGACTTATACTGAAACGGTGTCCGGCCTGTATCAGTCCACCAAGAGATCCCTGAACACCGGTATCATAACTTTCGTTAATTACAACAGTCGAGTACCACCCAAAGTATCGCAACTGACTTTGGCGCACGAGATAGGCCATAACTTCGGATCACCG cACGATTTTCCACCGGAATGCAGACCGGGAGGCTTGGACGGTAATTACATTATGTTCGCCTCAGCAACAAGCGGAAATCGACCGAACAACAGCAAGTTTTCAAAGTGCAGCATTGGCAATATCAGCAACGTCCTAGATGCTATCGAGGATAATAAAAAGAGGAACTGTTTCACTG GGGCATTTTGCGGCAACAAGATTGTCGAGGCTGGCGAGGAATGCGACTGTGGATATGATGACAACGAGTGCGTGGACAAGTGCTGTTATCCTAGACAGGTGTCCGAGTTGGATAAGATGAAGAATGATTCGGCGAAAGGCTGCAGTAGGAAATATGGAACACAATGCAG tCCTAGTCAAGGACCATGCTGTTCGAGCGAAACGTGCCAGTTTGTGCCCCTCTCCCATAGAGTCCAGTGTAGAGCTGAATCGGACTGTAGCTACAATTCTACATGCAGCGGGAGATCGTCCGAATGCCCAGCGCCGCTACCGAAAGCAAATAAGACTAGATGCAACGAAGGCACCCAA TTGTGCATCAATGGAGAGTGTACCGGATCCATTTGTCTAGAGTGGAATCTAACAGAGTGCTTTTTAACGAGCAGCATTATACCAAACATTGACAAACGAAAGCTTTGTGAATTAGCCTGTCAAAATGGCACTGATGCGTCAACATGTCGCGGCACGAGCGAATTTGCGCACATGGTAGGATTGCCAGAGGGTGGCATGAGCCTCCGACCTGGTTCACCTTGTGACAATTTTCAG GGTTACTGCGACGTTTTCTTGAAATGTCGAGCTGTCGATACAGAGGGACCTCTTGCAAGGTTGAAAAATCTGTTGTTCAACAAAGAAACTTTATCATCGGTAGCGCAATGGATAACT gaATTTTGGTGGGCGGTGTTATTAATGGGTATAGGTTTCATCATATTTATGGGATTATTTATCAAGTGTTGCGCCGTACACATTCCTTCCACTAATCCTAAAAAGCCACCTGCGAGGCGCATCAGTGATACCTTAACAAGACCGATGAATACTCTGAGAAGAATg CGTCATCCACACGGCGGAGGCGGACCTGGGCCAAGAAGTATACCTCCAAGACCAAGTCAAGGTGGACACGGAACACGTGGACCCTCTCATGGTTACGGAGAGGGTAGAGGTGCCCAGTATTATCCGAAAG CTAGTGCGCCACCAAATAGCGGGTCAGCAGCAGACAACTACAGCCGTTCCAATCACCCAGAGCTGTACGCCGGCGCCTATTCGGGCTccgggggaggggggaggagcGCAGCCTATGAGATGAGGCATCACAACAAGGTGTGA